One region of Flavobacterium sp. KACC 22763 genomic DNA includes:
- a CDS encoding AraC family transcriptional regulator: MTNKNLYLPFEVDFKELEQFPKTVRKNNFFELIYIVDGTGIQVINDNKFQYRNGNLFLVTPQDVHSFEITTPTKFFFLRFNEYYVKTGSQNGQSEAVLRMEYILQNASHRPGCILKNQIDKPLIASLIGNIISEQNNQQIYHQKIIEQIVNTIITIVARNIALKLPKKIKETTGEMVLEILHYIQENIYNPKELKSEKISDHFNIALNYLGKYFKKQTGETLQEYIANYKLRLIEARLLNSDMRINEIADELNFSDESHLNKVFKKHKGMNPSEFRKKYS, translated from the coding sequence ATGACAAACAAGAATTTATATCTTCCTTTTGAAGTTGATTTTAAAGAATTGGAGCAGTTTCCGAAAACAGTTCGGAAAAACAATTTCTTTGAATTGATTTATATTGTTGATGGAACAGGAATTCAAGTTATTAATGACAATAAGTTTCAATATCGAAACGGAAATTTATTTTTGGTGACGCCGCAAGATGTGCATTCATTTGAAATTACGACACCAACAAAATTCTTTTTTCTTCGATTTAATGAATATTACGTAAAAACAGGTTCTCAAAATGGACAATCTGAAGCAGTTTTGCGAATGGAGTATATTCTGCAAAATGCAAGTCATCGCCCAGGTTGCATTTTGAAAAATCAAATTGACAAACCTTTAATTGCTTCATTAATTGGCAACATAATCAGTGAGCAAAACAATCAGCAGATTTACCATCAAAAGATTATTGAACAGATTGTAAATACTATTATTACAATTGTGGCGAGAAACATTGCTTTGAAGCTCCCAAAGAAAATCAAAGAAACAACTGGAGAAATGGTTCTTGAAATTCTACATTATATTCAAGAGAATATTTACAATCCAAAAGAGTTGAAATCAGAAAAAATAAGCGACCATTTCAATATCGCGCTTAATTATTTGGGTAAATATTTTAAAAAGCAAACGGGTGAAACACTGCAAGAATATATTGCAAACTATAAATTGAGATTAATTGAAGCGAGACTTTTGAATAGTGATATGCGAATTAATGAAATTGCAGATGAATTAAACTTTTCTGACGAAAGCCATTTAAATAAAGTCTTTAAAAAACATAAAGGAATGAATCCTTCGGAATTTAGAAAAAAATATTCCTAG